The following nucleotide sequence is from Excalfactoria chinensis isolate bCotChi1 chromosome 12, bCotChi1.hap2, whole genome shotgun sequence.
CACGTACCTAAGTAATTCTGACTACAGCCAGATCAGATGCATCTGCTCAACACCATTCGTTCCTAACTACGTGGCTTCTGAGATACGCAGAGATTTTAACTTACCACAGCACTCACAAACACTTTTTCACTACTCATTGCTGTTAAGAGCAGATTAACTTCTGGTGCAGAGAAGTGAACTGCTACTGTTTGTGAAATCCTACTTAGGTCACCTGGAAAGAAGCAGGAACACACCATAACCAAGAGTTGAACAGGACCAAGCCAAGCAGAAAGTATTTTTGGAactaatcacagaattacagtgGTAACAAGCTTAAGATTTTTACTCAGAGCTTTAATAGAACATGTCCCTGAGGAATCAAAGCAGAGCTTCCTGTGCAGTGTAGGCAAAGGGAAAAACTGGCACAAGCATTTTAGACCAAGGAACTTGTGTAGCTGACTTTCATgttgatcttttttcttttcattgactCCATAGGAAGGATGCTGTTCCACTAGTGGATGCTTTTGACTTCACAGACAAGAACCTGAATTCTGCACTTGGCAGTTACGACGGACAGGTTTACCAGCGGCTTTACGAGTGGGCTCAGAAGGCACCCACCAACAAGCAGGTATGGATGCTGGATTACAGCCAGGCAAATTCTTTATGAGCCAGAGCAGAAATtatatgcttttcttctcataaaAGCCATGCAGATAAAAGTAATTGGAGTAAGACCTTTCATCCATCATTATCTCACTCTGAACAATGAACCCTGATTCGCCAGTTATTCTACCTATAGCCACTGCTTAGGCATGCAGCAGCTCGTGGGCTAGATGGCAATGAACCACCACTTGAGCAAGGGAGCTGGACTAGCCCCAGTGACCAGCGTGGTTTTGATTTAGATGTATGACAATGAAGTAACACTGCACAAAGCAAGCTAAAACGAAAGCATGTTGACATGGTTAACGCTACAAAACAATTCTAAATGGCTGCAAAAGCCACTAACTGCAGGGTATTTTCCAGTCACCAGTACTTTTTCCAAATGCAgtacttgattttatttttcataatagGCTCATCCAGAAAGAGTATAAATGTTAAATAAGACGATTTCATCCTTCATCCTTAGGATTTTACTTTCACTTCTTAATGCACCCACACTGTGGAGAAAAGTAAAATCCCTCACGATGCAAATGGCTGTTGCTCTGTTTGAAAACTCATTTTGCCTTAAGTGAGATTTTTACTGTGGTAATCAGCAATTCCTTTGAAATTCTACAGCTGAACACCAAGCTTGCCCTTAGCAAACATTCCAGTTGAAGCACATTTTTTGAAGTTAAACAGTCCGCTGCCCCATTTGGGATGCGAAGTGCTGTGCTCTGGTTATGAAGGACAGTGCACattacaggagaagaggccTTGCACATAGCTGaagttattgttatttttttttaacatgatcTAGTTTCTTCATTCCAGAGATcagtctgaaggaaaacaaatgtaaaaccTGCTCCTCCTTAACTACCATTAATTCCCTTCCACATTCTCTTTCCAGATAAACCCAGCCTATGAAAAGTATTTGAAGCCACTTCTTCACAACAAGCTATCAAAATTATGAAGACTGTGATCTAATTGAAGGTCGCACCCAGCTCTTTGCAGCAATGCATTTATGAAGCATCAGTATTATTAATCAGAGATTAATCATCAGTTGCTTACTTGCAATTGGGACAAGTATGAAACAGGATCCTTAGCCAGCTATTTGCATTTAATCAGAAAGAAGCCAAACAACTCTTGAGTGGTACCCACTGTTCTGAAGCAGTCTAGTCAGAAATAGtcctgtttttgctgttttcttgcttgttGGTCCTTGCTTTTGAGGAACAGCTTATTCTCGTACATCAAGAAACACgttagaaaatgcatttgtttggAGAACTGAAAGAGCTCTGAACTTGCTCAGCAGTCAAGTATTTCTGGCTCACGAAGAATCACACACAGCTGATGTCAGCTCCTGTCTGCAGAGATTACTTTCCCATTAACAGAGCCATTCATACTGATTTTTGATAAATCTTTGATTGCAATAAAGTATATTATTTGGAATATTGCTTCCCTAGCTATTATACTTGATAATTAAAAGAAGGGGAGGCTGATCCAGGCCCTTCATTAATTTGCTAGTTAATGAAGTGTTGCAAGGAACACCTTGTGACTGATTGTCATGCAGGGACAACACAGATACTTTCTTaccagcatttctgctgcacttCATCAGCTcggcttttcttttctgctttcagaagaacGAAGCTTTTATGACATCTTAATACAGAAGTCAGAACCCCTGAAATGCATGAAAAGGGGAGATAAAATAGGGCAGAGGGAAACACCTTCAGACAGCCCTTCCAACTGAGAGATGAGATGCAAGGCTTCAGGCTTCAGAGGGCTGCAACAACCTGAGGAACCTAGATCCCCCTTTTACATCTCCAAAGAGCTACAGTCCACACTGTAGGACGCAAAGCAGCTGTGGTGAGAAACCATTGTGACAAGAACTTCAAGGGAGAATGTGATCCATTCGGTCAAAGCAAACATTGAATCTCTGCTCTCAACAGCATTCAGTTAGAACATAACCAGAAATTGTGTAACAGTGACACAGTGGctaagagaagcagaaatggcTACATGAAATTAGGTGAGAACACAGAACCTCAGTTCCTTGACTTGAACATATCAGAAACAGCATTCCACAGTTAAAGATACAGACTCATATTTGtattacatatataaaaatcCATATGTGATATAAGCAGCTATCAGATAAATCACTGAAATGGGataacactgcttagcagctaCAAGTATTTTTAGATGCCGTGTTCCCTCTATCTCTACAGAGAGTACAAATCCTTGCCATCCTTCTGTTGGTCAAAATGCATAGTTTtccaaacacttttttttcctgtgatgaGGACAGCTTGATCAACTAGTTAAGACAAAAGGGAACCAAGTGTGTCAGTCGTGAAAGAGAATGGAGCCCTAGCAGAGCATCTGTGCtattctgcagcactgaaaaacaggCTTTGGGGTTTTTATTAAGCATGAGAGTTCTGGGAGACAAAAGATACAAGATAGTATtctatatttcacatttttattagcTTCTTGCTGGCAGGCATTACACTTGGGAATAATATTGCACCAggcattaaaaatatgaattctACCACGGGGACGTTTTGCATTCAGAATccaatataaatatttctaatcATATTTCCATGGCTACAGATAGTATTTGGTTGCTTGATTTATATGCATAGAAAGAAACAGTTGTCATAACTGTACGAAACTGTACTTATCAAGTACTTTTAAagtgtgggattttttttttttcctagaataTTACAATACTGTTTATTGGTTTAGAAGCTAAATTAGTCTACGTGATAGCAGCTTTTCACCATCTGCCTCTTAAATTCCGTTTGTTTCTTGCTCCCAGTGGCATAGCGTTAGATGGATTAGAAACCATTTAAACTGAGGTAATTTTAGCACTTTAAGTTGCGTCAGAATTGTGTTAATGACACAAAATACCCTACTGTACTGATTCTTCGGACTCCCTCTTTCAAACAAAAAGGTGTCTTGACTGAACAGGCACATGCATTATCCCAGATAGGACGAAAGGACAGAACTGATAGAGAATGAAACTTCTCCAGTCCTTAATGAGAAACAATAAATACTcgtatatatattaaaaaaaaaaaaaaaaaaaaaaaaaagcccacattGTTACTTTAAGCCAAAATCCAGACTCTCTTGGCTTTACTGTTCAATTAAGTCACTAATAACTGAAATGGCTCCTGTGGAGTCGGAATCAGTCATCTGTTTTCCGTGCCAACCTACAAAAAGTCCAGTTGTGCTCCACTGTGTTTTCATTGGCACGCTCACTCATATGATGAACTCTGGTATTCCTGATCGTGAAGCCTTGCTTTGTGATGTACTCCATAAGATGCACTCTGAGCGACACTTCCTGGTGGTAATCGCATGGCCCAAAAGTGAAGGAAACCTGGCAGTCCCTGGTGTCCATCATATGCTTATTCCACTTCGTGAAGTGGTTTGAAATGCCTTCCAGTAAGGAATGGACTTTCGTTGTGATGGTGAGCTGCGTGATGATCACAGCCACCGGGTTGGAGTACTTGGACAGCTTACGGGTGCTGGAGagctccaccacctcctcaAAGGTATCCACAGGATACAGAGGCTTGGGGTCATTGAGACACTGAATCAGCGGTTCAATCTGATAGAAGTCCGCTTCCTTCCGAAGTAGGTCAAACTCCTTGAAGTCCAGTGGCAAAGTTAGCTCTGAGGTCCTTAAGAAGTTAAGAACATAACGAAAAAGTGGTCCATCTCTGTCAATGAAGTAATTGCCCTGAGAGTCCCTGGCAGTGGGGAAGTCTCCCCTGAACATGGCCCCAAGCATTGAGTCAGGATATCTCGTGAGAGTTGTGAGGGATGTCGTATACATGTGTCCACCCACATTTAGCGTGACTGGATCAGTCAtctagaaagagagaaattgcAGAGTTTATCAAGCCACGACAAGAAGGTTCACCAACACGCATGGCAAATACTGTTTGAGAACTGGTGGCTCTGGAAGGAACCTCACTTCTCCCATTTGAAATCTTTCAGAGACTGAACAAATCCTGAACAAATCCAAGCCACCTAGCAACAAGGCACAGCTAGACA
It contains:
- the KCTD6 gene encoding BTB/POZ domain-containing protein KCTD6; the encoded protein is MDNGDWGYMMTDPVTLNVGGHMYTTSLTTLTRYPDSMLGAMFRGDFPTARDSQGNYFIDRDGPLFRYVLNFLRTSELTLPLDFKEFDLLRKEADFYQIEPLIQCLNDPKPLYPVDTFEEVVELSSTRKLSKYSNPVAVIITQLTITTKVHSLLEGISNHFTKWNKHMMDTRDCQVSFTFGPCDYHQEVSLRVHLMEYITKQGFTIRNTRVHHMSERANENTVEHNWTFCRLARKTDD